The proteins below come from a single Zhouia spongiae genomic window:
- the arsC gene encoding arsenate reductase (glutaredoxin) (This arsenate reductase requires both glutathione and glutaredoxin to convert arsenate to arsenite, after which the efflux transporter formed by ArsA and ArsB can extrude the arsenite from the cell, providing resistance.), with amino-acid sequence MIKIYHNPRCTKSREGLQILEKSGQDFEIVKYLEDIPSEKELRKILNCLDIRPEQLIRKNETVWKENYKGKLLSDDELIEIMLEHPKLIERPIVIKNNKAIIGRPPENIKSIL; translated from the coding sequence ATGATTAAAATATATCACAACCCAAGATGTACAAAGTCTCGAGAAGGATTACAAATTTTAGAAAAATCCGGACAGGATTTTGAAATTGTTAAGTATTTAGAAGATATCCCTTCAGAAAAAGAATTAAGGAAGATCCTGAATTGTTTAGATATCAGGCCTGAGCAACTCATTAGAAAAAATGAAACTGTCTGGAAAGAAAACTATAAAGGAAAACTGCTTTCTGATGATGAATTAATAGAGATCATGCTCGAACATCCCAAATTAATAGAACGGCCGATTGTAATTAAAAACAATAAAGCAATAATAGGCAGGCCGCCTGAAAATATAAAATCAATATTATAG